A stretch of Desulfovibrio sp. UIB00 DNA encodes these proteins:
- the atpB gene encoding F0F1 ATP synthase subunit A, whose product MAGGLPHPVLLSTFMGMDEIAIGGTMVEFKHVFYSWVCMAILFTVALIMRRRLTMVPGGLQNFFEALVDTIENFILATMGEHGRKFVGLLAGMFIYIFGMNLMGLVPGFDAPTANLNTTVCMAVFVLVFYNAVGLIRWKAHYIHHFTGPSKVLIPLMFPLEVVSHLSRPVSLSLRLFGNIRGEEIVMVLFFVMAPILGTLPIYALFLLGKTMQAFVFFMLTMFYIKGALEAPEH is encoded by the coding sequence ATGGCAGGTGGTTTGCCGCATCCGGTATTGCTCTCCACATTTATGGGCATGGACGAGATCGCCATCGGTGGAACGATGGTGGAATTCAAACATGTGTTCTACTCCTGGGTCTGTATGGCCATTCTGTTCACCGTAGCGTTGATCATGCGCCGTCGGCTGACCATGGTTCCCGGAGGTTTGCAAAACTTTTTTGAAGCCTTGGTGGATACCATCGAGAACTTCATCCTAGCCACCATGGGTGAGCATGGACGCAAGTTCGTTGGCCTCCTGGCTGGCATGTTCATCTACATCTTCGGCATGAACCTCATGGGTCTTGTGCCCGGCTTTGACGCTCCTACAGCCAACCTCAACACCACCGTGTGCATGGCGGTGTTTGTGCTTGTGTTCTACAACGCCGTAGGTCTGATCCGCTGGAAGGCGCACTACATCCACCACTTTACCGGCCCCTCCAAGGTGCTCATTCCGCTCATGTTTCCTCTTGAAGTGGTTTCGCACCTTTCGCGCCCGGTTTCGCTTTCTCTCCGTCTTTTCGGCAACATCCGCGGTGAAGAAATCGTTATGGTGCTGTTCTTCGTAATGGCTCCCATACTCGGCACCCTGCCCATCTACGCTCTCTTCCTTTTGGGCAAGACCATGCAGGCTTTCGTGTTCTTCATGCTGACCATGTTCTACATCAAGGGCGCGCTTGAAGCTCCCGAGCATTAG
- a CDS encoding glycosyltransferase family 2 protein, protein MSEASRVSVVIPVWNLWDMTEPCLRSLAEHSAGESMEVVVVDNHSTDATASELEPLGEALFGAAFKAVRMAENVGFARGCNAGAQAAGGDLLFFLNNDTTLTPGWLPPLRAVMADPRIGAVGPLLLYPDGTVQHCGIYVNPFNAVGHLYEHLPGSFAAARKPHPLQAITGAAIMLRKTQFEACGGFYEGFRNGFEDIDLCFALRAQGLKLRVESRSIIYHHTSRTPGRFAHDRENCTLLMQRKGGAVRPDEHVLAKLDGYDLCIGENLDTWMVLPEEKQQRIGAEFCGKPFNSEACKALLRVEPLWLEGWLLLAGHQEQAGDLAAATGTLMDCLRLMPDPRVCKALAQLDPQAVFEGGTCDPATAKARVQQARRAAYANGDTALAQLLGQWLVQHAG, encoded by the coding sequence TGGTTGTGGACAACCACTCCACAGACGCCACGGCTTCTGAACTTGAACCATTGGGCGAGGCTCTGTTTGGTGCGGCATTCAAGGCTGTGCGGATGGCTGAAAATGTGGGTTTCGCTAGAGGCTGCAATGCCGGGGCTCAGGCGGCGGGTGGCGATCTGCTGTTTTTTCTCAACAACGACACCACGCTCACTCCAGGCTGGCTGCCGCCCTTGCGCGCGGTCATGGCTGATCCCCGGATTGGCGCGGTAGGGCCGTTGTTGCTGTATCCTGACGGCACCGTGCAGCACTGCGGCATTTATGTGAATCCCTTCAATGCGGTGGGGCACCTCTACGAGCACCTGCCCGGCAGTTTTGCCGCAGCTCGTAAACCCCATCCCTTGCAGGCCATCACCGGCGCGGCCATCATGCTGCGCAAGACGCAGTTTGAAGCCTGCGGCGGCTTTTATGAAGGGTTTCGCAACGGATTTGAGGACATTGACCTCTGCTTTGCCCTGCGTGCGCAGGGGCTGAAACTGCGGGTAGAGAGCCGCAGCATCATTTACCATCATACAAGCCGCACGCCTGGCCGCTTTGCCCATGACAGAGAAAATTGTACCCTGCTCATGCAGCGTAAAGGGGGGGCAGTGCGCCCCGATGAACACGTGCTGGCAAAACTGGATGGATACGACCTGTGTATTGGTGAAAACCTCGATACCTGGATGGTGCTGCCCGAGGAAAAGCAGCAGCGCATAGGTGCGGAGTTCTGCGGCAAGCCCTTTAACAGCGAAGCCTGCAAGGCTTTGTTGCGTGTCGAACCTCTTTGGCTTGAGGGCTGGCTCTTGCTGGCAGGGCATCAGGAACAGGCGGGCGATCTTGCTGCCGCAACTGGTACGCTTATGGACTGCCTGCGGCTCATGCCCGACCCCAGGGTGTGCAAGGCGCTGGCCCAGCTTGATCCTCAGGCCGTATTCGAGGGCGGCACGTGCGACCCTGCAACGGCAAAGGCCCGAGTGCAGCAGGCGCGCCGTGCGGCTTATGCCAACGGCGATACTGCTCTTGCACAGTTGCTCGGCCAGTGGCTTGTGCAGCATGCTGGCTGA
- the rplU gene encoding 50S ribosomal protein L21, whose amino-acid sequence MYAIIETGGKQYRVEEGSKVVVEKLAVQAGSEISLDKVLMVGGAECKVGAPYLAGAAVMAEVVDHGRGPKIKVFKRWRRNDSRKLRGHRQDYTTIRVKSINA is encoded by the coding sequence ATGTACGCGATTATCGAGACCGGCGGAAAACAGTACCGCGTCGAAGAAGGTTCTAAAGTAGTTGTGGAAAAGCTTGCGGTTCAGGCCGGAAGCGAAATTTCCCTGGACAAGGTGCTGATGGTCGGCGGCGCTGAATGCAAAGTCGGCGCTCCCTATCTTGCCGGGGCCGCCGTTATGGCGGAAGTGGTGGATCACGGGCGCGGACCCAAGATCAAGGTGTTCAAGCGCTGGCGTCGCAATGACTCGCGCAAGCTGCGCGGTCACCGCCAGGATTACACCACCATTCGCGTTAAGAGCATCAACGCCTAG
- a CDS encoding adenosylcobinamide-GDP ribazoletransferase has protein sequence MTSWPGRFHDALAFLTRLVPPRPCCTADSLSAAMPFFAPVGLVLGALCTAAAFLCLGLFEAPDTGFAGRCLVAALAAWAWMLCEIWATRGLHWDGLSDLGDATSSGASGERFWAVLRDSRLGAFGALHLLVAFSGLWLALTWQLANGQWIAPLLAPAWGRAACIWLAAYTVPHDERSLGGLACAGSSPQLARWQVVLATGMLVLVLLLGNCPFWRLPLLAFGQFLLIHSLIDTTREHGGVSGDFLGACIQWSQLWFLLVTV, from the coding sequence GTGACATCCTGGCCAGGGCGCTTTCATGACGCCCTGGCTTTTTTGACCCGCCTTGTACCGCCCCGCCCCTGCTGCACAGCAGATTCACTCAGCGCGGCCATGCCATTTTTTGCACCGGTGGGTCTGGTGCTCGGCGCACTTTGCACGGCAGCCGCCTTTCTTTGCCTTGGGCTATTTGAAGCACCAGACACGGGCTTTGCGGGCCGCTGTCTTGTCGCCGCCCTTGCCGCCTGGGCCTGGATGCTTTGCGAAATATGGGCAACGCGAGGCCTGCACTGGGACGGATTATCAGACCTTGGCGATGCCACGAGCAGCGGAGCCAGCGGCGAGCGCTTCTGGGCTGTGCTGCGGGATAGCCGCCTAGGAGCTTTTGGAGCGCTGCATCTTCTTGTGGCCTTCAGCGGTTTATGGCTGGCCCTCACATGGCAGCTTGCCAACGGCCAGTGGATTGCTCCTCTGCTCGCGCCGGCCTGGGGCCGGGCAGCCTGCATCTGGCTGGCGGCATATACAGTGCCGCATGATGAACGCTCTCTCGGCGGTCTGGCATGCGCTGGGTCAAGCCCACAACTGGCCCGCTGGCAAGTCGTGCTGGCAACAGGCATGCTTGTACTGGTTCTGCTGTTGGGCAATTGCCCATTCTGGCGCTTGCCCCTGCTGGCCTTTGGACAATTTCTGCTGATCCACAGTTTGATCGACACAACACGGGAACACGGCGGAGTTTCAGGAGATTTTCTTGGCGCGTGTATCCAGTGGAGCCAGTTGTGGTTCCTGTTGGTAACAGTGTAA
- a CDS encoding TRAM domain-containing protein, with amino-acid sequence MNTAPTHLTLDITALSHDGRGIARLAPEDDRSSKGTVVFVANALPGQRVNARVLRRKPSFIEANAATLLSQSPDAIDPICPHHAECGGCPLQTMPYDQQLYWKRTLAVDALTRIGKFDRDLIEAMFPPATGSPALTRFRNKMEFAFGHDTNNKADLKLGLRRRNGRDVVAVPHCALMPPEALQIVSLVGKLATESGFAAYAAPDSRQCPPIRPTHSQQKQGRRGGFARRAPRDHAVPVHDIADNGFWRFFVLRRGLAADMRTPRWWALCITSPGDAPQRAAVRMLAREVLAAFPQLAAFIHEERATADAFAFGEKRVQTLDDTGRENPSAARLFLPLAGMSFTLDAASFFQVNTGGAQALAQAAQRILLADSPAESHQDARPRGLLDLYCGVGAPGLLLARNYSALLGLEQDSRAVKLAAINARANDINYCQYEAGDAAYRLEHLAPLEPASRWLAAGFDESARIPQATDALADPPRAGLSPRALDALMQIAPDRILYISCNPATLARDAAQLRHKYSLERLEAVDLFPHTPHLECLSLWRRLD; translated from the coding sequence ATGAACACAGCCCCCACACACCTCACGCTTGACATCACCGCCCTTTCGCACGATGGGCGCGGCATTGCACGCCTTGCCCCAGAGGACGACCGATCCAGCAAGGGCACTGTTGTATTTGTGGCAAATGCCTTGCCAGGCCAGCGGGTGAACGCACGAGTGCTGCGGCGCAAGCCTTCCTTTATAGAAGCCAACGCTGCGACCCTGCTCAGCCAGTCGCCGGACGCCATTGATCCCATCTGCCCCCACCATGCCGAGTGCGGCGGCTGCCCGCTGCAAACCATGCCCTATGACCAACAGCTATACTGGAAGCGCACTCTGGCGGTGGACGCCCTCACGCGCATTGGCAAGTTTGACCGGGATCTGATTGAAGCAATGTTCCCGCCCGCCACAGGCTCCCCCGCACTGACGCGGTTTCGCAATAAAATGGAATTCGCCTTCGGGCACGACACGAACAACAAGGCCGATCTGAAACTTGGCCTGCGCCGCCGCAATGGCCGCGATGTTGTGGCCGTGCCCCACTGCGCCCTCATGCCGCCCGAGGCGCTGCAAATAGTAAGTCTGGTGGGCAAGCTGGCGACTGAAAGCGGCTTTGCCGCCTACGCAGCGCCCGATTCCAGGCAATGCCCCCCCATTCGCCCCACGCACAGCCAGCAAAAGCAGGGGCGCCGTGGCGGCTTTGCTCGGCGCGCCCCGCGCGACCATGCGGTCCCGGTTCACGATATCGCAGACAATGGCTTCTGGCGTTTTTTTGTGCTGCGGCGCGGCCTTGCAGCGGACATGCGTACACCACGCTGGTGGGCCTTGTGCATCACAAGCCCTGGCGACGCCCCGCAGCGCGCTGCCGTGAGAATGCTCGCCAGGGAGGTTCTGGCGGCATTCCCCCAGTTGGCGGCCTTTATCCATGAAGAACGCGCCACCGCCGATGCCTTTGCTTTTGGCGAAAAACGTGTGCAGACTCTGGACGATACTGGCCGGGAAAATCCCTCGGCCGCACGGTTGTTTCTGCCCCTCGCTGGCATGAGCTTTACCCTTGATGCGGCTTCATTCTTTCAGGTGAATACCGGCGGGGCGCAGGCGCTTGCGCAGGCGGCACAGCGCATTCTTTTGGCTGACAGCCCGGCGGAGAGTCATCAGGACGCCCGCCCCAGAGGTCTGCTCGATCTTTATTGCGGCGTTGGCGCTCCGGGCCTGTTGCTGGCGCGCAACTATTCCGCCCTGCTGGGTCTGGAGCAGGACAGCCGGGCCGTGAAGCTTGCCGCCATAAATGCCCGGGCCAATGACATCAATTACTGCCAGTATGAGGCAGGGGATGCGGCGTACCGCCTTGAGCACCTTGCGCCTCTGGAACCTGCAAGCCGCTGGCTGGCAGCCGGTTTTGACGAGTCAGCCCGCATTCCGCAGGCAACAGACGCTCTCGCAGATCCGCCCAGGGCCGGGCTTTCGCCGCGTGCGCTGGATGCGCTCATGCAGATCGCGCCAGACAGAATCCTTTATATATCATGCAACCCTGCTACGCTTGCACGAGACGCCGCACAGCTACGCCACAAATATTCCCTGGAGCGGCTTGAAGCCGTTGATCTTTTTCCCCACACGCCGCACCTTGAGTGCCTGAGCCTCTGGCGCAGACTCGACTGA
- a CDS encoding AtpZ/AtpI family protein, which yields MTLTGSSHVRGGLMSFKDFLKQQQTGMEAMANTGVIGLHLVSGPAVGFAIGYGIDHWLGTSPWGKLVFLFIGIAAGFLNVYRDTQALLRKMAAQDARRKGLVPEQQNETPPTGQGKTNSRAQTETDDTQP from the coding sequence ATGACGCTTACAGGTTCCAGCCACGTGCGCGGAGGCCTTATGTCGTTCAAGGATTTTCTTAAGCAACAGCAAACCGGTATGGAAGCCATGGCCAACACAGGGGTCATCGGTCTGCATCTGGTAAGTGGCCCCGCAGTGGGTTTTGCCATAGGTTATGGCATTGACCACTGGCTTGGCACCAGCCCCTGGGGCAAGCTGGTTTTTCTGTTCATCGGCATTGCGGCGGGTTTTTTGAACGTGTATCGCGACACTCAGGCTCTGCTGCGCAAAATGGCGGCGCAGGACGCCCGCCGGAAAGGCCTTGTGCCGGAACAGCAAAACGAAACGCCCCCAACGGGGCAAGGCAAAACAAACAGCCGTGCGCAGACTGAAACAGATGATACACAGCCTTGA
- a CDS encoding nitroreductase family protein — protein sequence MDFKALAEAARTCRRFYEDQPLGMADLEWLVDCARLAPCAKNGQELRFMLVGNGETCQKLFALTRWAGALKDWGGPHPGDRPTAFVVILMPKTGKELTCMDVGIAAQTIQLAATSRDWGCCMIQSFDHQAAPSLLNVQEDMKIALVLGLGVAKEKRVVAPMPEGGATAYWRDAEGVHYVPKRSLEDLIVARF from the coding sequence ATGGATTTTAAAGCGCTTGCGGAAGCAGCCCGCACCTGCCGCCGCTTTTATGAAGACCAGCCGCTTGGCATGGCCGACCTGGAATGGCTTGTGGACTGCGCACGCCTCGCCCCCTGCGCCAAAAACGGGCAGGAACTGCGCTTCATGCTTGTGGGCAACGGCGAAACCTGCCAGAAGCTGTTCGCTCTCACCCGTTGGGCAGGCGCGCTGAAAGACTGGGGCGGCCCGCACCCCGGTGATCGCCCTACAGCTTTTGTGGTCATTCTTATGCCCAAGACCGGCAAGGAACTGACCTGCATGGATGTGGGCATTGCGGCCCAGACCATCCAGCTTGCCGCCACCAGCCGAGACTGGGGTTGCTGCATGATCCAGTCCTTTGATCATCAGGCCGCTCCCTCCCTGCTGAACGTACAGGAAGACATGAAAATCGCTCTGGTGCTGGGCCTTGGCGTTGCCAAGGAAAAGCGCGTTGTGGCCCCCATGCCCGAGGGTGGAGCAACTGCCTACTGGCGCGATGCCGAAGGCGTCCATTATGTGCCGAAGCGGAGCCTTGAAGACCTGATCGTTGCACGATTCTAG
- a CDS encoding redox-sensing transcriptional repressor Rex — MVNPPKSKHIPRATIQRLATYVQVLENFARDSVEVISSNPLAEACGVNGSQVRKDLAYFGEFGIRGVGYHVKSLIAAITSSLGVDREWRMALIGVGNLGKAILNHGEFRSRGFNIVGIFDCDPFKIGEIVHGLEVHCTRDLKDMVTDLNIEIGIITTPPERAQRAAQHLMDAGITSILNFAPSRIKVPDRINVEYVDFFHHLYALAFNHPQTR; from the coding sequence ATGGTCAACCCACCCAAAAGCAAACACATCCCCCGCGCGACTATCCAGCGCCTTGCCACATATGTTCAGGTGCTGGAAAATTTCGCACGTGACAGTGTCGAAGTCATTTCATCAAACCCCCTTGCAGAAGCTTGCGGCGTCAACGGCTCGCAGGTGCGCAAAGACCTTGCTTACTTCGGGGAATTCGGCATCCGTGGCGTTGGCTATCATGTCAAATCGCTCATTGCCGCCATTACCTCATCCCTGGGTGTTGACCGCGAATGGCGCATGGCGCTGATCGGCGTCGGCAACCTCGGCAAGGCCATCCTGAACCACGGAGAATTTCGCTCCCGTGGATTCAACATTGTGGGCATTTTTGACTGCGACCCCTTTAAAATCGGCGAAATTGTCCACGGTCTTGAAGTGCATTGCACACGCGATCTCAAGGACATGGTGACTGATCTGAACATTGAGATCGGTATCATCACCACTCCGCCGGAACGGGCGCAAAGGGCAGCACAGCACTTGATGGACGCAGGCATTACCTCCATTCTGAACTTTGCCCCCTCGCGCATCAAGGTACCAGACCGAATCAACGTGGAGTACGTGGACTTTTTCCACCATCTCTATGCGCTGGCGTTCAACCATCCCCAGACGCGGTAA
- the rpmA gene encoding 50S ribosomal protein L27, with protein MAHKKAGGSSRNGRDSEGQRRGVKRFGGQSVLAGNILVRQLGTTVYPGVNVGMGRDFTLFAKVAGVVRFEKYIRKRRVHTRVHVEAAAD; from the coding sequence ATGGCACATAAGAAAGCAGGCGGCTCTTCGCGCAACGGTCGCGACAGTGAAGGCCAACGCCGCGGCGTAAAGCGTTTTGGCGGTCAGAGCGTTCTGGCTGGCAATATTCTGGTGCGTCAGCTCGGCACTACCGTTTACCCCGGTGTGAACGTGGGCATGGGCAGGGATTTTACCCTGTTCGCCAAAGTGGCCGGCGTTGTGCGCTTTGAGAAGTATATCCGCAAACGTCGCGTTCACACGCGCGTGCATGTGGAGGCGGCCGCCGACTAA
- the atpE gene encoding ATP synthase F0 subunit C produces the protein MRKFLMIALNTVALLGMATMAFAANQLDASALGYTCLAAALGIGIAAFGCGIGMGLGLKGACEGVARNPDVSGKITGTMILAFAFIESLAIYALVISFILLYANPYA, from the coding sequence ATGCGTAAGTTTCTGATGATCGCCCTGAACACCGTGGCCCTTCTCGGCATGGCCACCATGGCTTTTGCTGCCAACCAGCTCGACGCCTCGGCTCTGGGCTACACCTGCCTGGCCGCCGCCCTTGGCATCGGCATTGCCGCTTTCGGTTGCGGCATCGGCATGGGTCTTGGTCTGAAGGGCGCCTGCGAAGGCGTTGCCCGCAACCCTGACGTGAGCGGCAAGATCACCGGTACCATGATTCTGGCCTTCGCCTTCATCGAATCGCTGGCCATTTACGCCCTGGTTATCAGCTTCATTCTGCTGTACGCCAACCCCTACGCGTAA